The proteins below come from a single Chryseobacterium nepalense genomic window:
- a CDS encoding DUF6909 family protein — MTNSRARETTEAIERLYISMRHLFYRGFFKPAGVSGETIRSLLKTINPEIYGSMNVPSKLELNGLMYVLDRLPEGIEECAFIHLTSDEGFDKGSFEPIVPKKRRRNCYRIDEHQMNIEVLLGRSEIYDILTHLTFLFIEADKVRNLAFIQDENWKPTRAFKIIEEVVKGEKKFSRKEKEVALIHLSSLIGRTFDETLNAYNTFGEDNNPDRLFKIIYNLAKVSLEDAKQTREREIHFSAILKERVGHHYFGEKWAQKVKEVLYENDLHMRPLHIISANMHSVKNMLYANEALKKKDHKVDYKLYGEISDKKELRDKVSKYALEQGMIYINDKSGSNIDVQIIDLSKAELKNTPFQDIKFGGDDVIMVFDYAFGEQAFEVMDELLRPFEHKGEVYMMKVKSVSIMGKAGILAGGKGDIMIPTSHIFEGTADNYPFENALKAEDFKDDELQAFEGPMITVLGTSLQNRDILSYFMNTSWKAIGLEMEGAHYQKAIQVASKIRHHITPDLFVMYAYYASDNPLETGSTLSSGGLGLTGVKPTYLITLRILEKILQSGKKEVSVKK; from the coding sequence ATGACAAATTCTAGAGCTAGAGAAACAACGGAAGCAATTGAAAGATTGTATATTTCTATGAGACACCTCTTTTACAGAGGTTTTTTTAAACCTGCCGGTGTTTCGGGGGAGACGATCAGAAGTTTGTTAAAGACCATCAATCCGGAAATCTACGGAAGTATGAACGTGCCGAGTAAACTCGAACTGAACGGTTTGATGTATGTGCTGGACAGGCTTCCGGAAGGAATTGAAGAATGTGCTTTTATTCATCTTACTTCGGATGAAGGGTTTGATAAAGGAAGTTTCGAACCGATTGTTCCCAAAAAGAGAAGAAGAAACTGCTACAGGATCGATGAACATCAGATGAATATCGAAGTGCTTTTGGGCCGTTCCGAGATCTATGATATTCTTACGCATTTAACTTTCTTATTTATAGAAGCGGATAAGGTAAGAAACCTGGCTTTCATTCAGGATGAAAACTGGAAGCCGACACGTGCTTTCAAAATCATTGAAGAAGTAGTAAAAGGAGAAAAGAAATTCAGCAGAAAAGAAAAAGAAGTTGCGCTCATTCACCTGTCTTCTCTTATAGGACGGACTTTTGATGAAACTTTAAATGCTTATAATACTTTCGGTGAAGATAATAATCCGGACCGTCTTTTCAAAATCATCTATAATCTCGCTAAAGTGAGTCTTGAGGATGCAAAACAAACCAGAGAGCGTGAAATCCATTTCAGTGCCATATTGAAAGAAAGAGTAGGGCATCATTATTTCGGTGAAAAGTGGGCTCAAAAAGTAAAAGAGGTTTTGTATGAAAACGATCTTCACATGCGTCCGCTCCATATTATTTCAGCCAATATGCATTCGGTGAAAAATATGCTGTATGCCAATGAAGCCCTCAAAAAGAAAGATCATAAGGTCGACTACAAACTTTACGGAGAAATTTCTGATAAAAAAGAGCTTCGCGACAAAGTTTCGAAATATGCGCTTGAACAAGGGATGATCTATATTAATGATAAGAGCGGAAGTAATATTGATGTTCAGATCATCGACCTCAGCAAAGCCGAACTTAAAAATACGCCGTTTCAGGATATTAAATTCGGAGGCGATGATGTGATCATGGTTTTTGATTATGCTTTCGGAGAGCAGGCTTTTGAAGTAATGGATGAGTTACTTAGACCTTTTGAGCATAAAGGCGAAGTCTATATGATGAAAGTAAAGTCCGTTTCCATTATGGGGAAAGCAGGAATTCTCGCCGGAGGTAAAGGAGATATCATGATCCCGACCTCACATATTTTTGAAGGAACAGCAGATAATTATCCATTTGAAAATGCCTTAAAAGCGGAAGATTTTAAAGATGATGAATTGCAGGCTTTTGAAGGACCAATGATTACCGTATTGGGAACTTCACTCCAAAACAGGGATATCCTTTCTTATTTTATGAATACCTCGTGGAAAGCCATCGGACTTGAAATGGAAGGAGCACATTACCAGAAAGCTATTCAGGTGGCGTCTAAGATCAGGCATCATATTACACCGGATCTTTTTGTGATGTATGCTTATTACGCTTCGGATAATCCGTTGGAAACAGGGAGTACGCTTTCTTCAGGCGGTTTAGGACTAACAGGAGTGAAGCCTACTTATCTTATTACATTAAGAATATTAGAAAAGATTTTACAAAGCGGAAAAAAAGAAGTTTCTGTGAAAAAATAA
- a CDS encoding DUF1572 domain-containing protein — protein MSSTSQIAKRFREVLLDGLWIANTNFKDQLSNVNMEQATAKIGSLNTIAMLTFHIDYYIAGLIHVFEGGNLEIRDQYSFDLPPVKSEEQWESLKSKLWKDAEKFAVLLEQMPDSKMNEGFVDEKYGTYLRNIDGMIEHCYYHLGQITLIKKLLQQKESA, from the coding sequence ATGAGCTCAACATCACAAATAGCCAAAAGATTCCGTGAAGTGTTGCTGGATGGTTTATGGATTGCCAATACCAATTTTAAAGACCAGTTATCCAATGTAAATATGGAACAGGCTACCGCTAAAATAGGTTCTCTGAATACCATTGCCATGCTTACTTTTCATATTGATTATTATATTGCCGGACTTATCCATGTTTTTGAAGGCGGAAATCTGGAAATCAGGGATCAGTACAGTTTTGATCTTCCTCCGGTAAAATCTGAAGAACAATGGGAAAGTCTGAAGAGCAAATTATGGAAAGATGCCGAAAAATTTGCAGTCTTGCTGGAGCAGATGCCCGATTCTAAAATGAATGAAGGATTCGTTGATGAAAAATACGGTACGTATCTCAGGAATATTGATGGAATGATTGAACATTGCTATTATCATTTAGGTCAGATTACTTTAATTAAAAAACTGCTTCAACAAAAAGAATCTGCATAA